The following are encoded in a window of Dictyostelium discoideum AX4 chromosome 6 chromosome, whole genome shotgun sequence genomic DNA:
- the dyrk2 gene encoding DYRK family protein kinase yields the protein MTSLHKQIIESHNNDITKLKSSMSTRAAARRSVCLSSMSYTLGADDVTPITSNTTPSNNNNNNNTTTTITTTTTTPTISPLKQSTTGSIIPKSILVTKSGSKEEPIVSSSKSSSNSSSINNNFNNLYSASTFSSSTKKVHERPSINPGFRKPREALLSGNSDSGIIKKPSSSSTSSSSSSSSTTSNIKAPIQISHSSNSGSSSSGGNNNNSDDNSGSSTIKHTAASLSKMKLSPSHTISDSPRSSTMKSRSVSISNGSLFSPTNTSVNNSNNNTSSNIKTPTKSSISENLDQNTPPPPSSSSTTKTPTATTTTTTTTTSSSSSTSTNTTPSKSSVDDVFARLANVSKPAIKSRSLSVSASLARVEQSPPTKDKGDKESSSSSSSSSSSFSSKFTKILRSSSKTPTPTSSNTTVQPSTTSLSASKISSRKDTKSLSSFSTTTTTTTLKSSSSSSSSSSSSSKSNIASSSSSSSNNLTNLLTQSQSISSTSTSTTTTPTSTSPTLASSMSVLSSPTSTTTTSTSTTSTTTTPTKSSCTIITPSIALKLYINDLTSAEQSEILDYPQIYFTGNTNKKTKFNSQLPNNGYDNDIGEYKVVERDHIAYRFEIVSILGQGSFCQVVKGYDYKTGEMVALKILRNQKRFHNQALTEIKILEYLKTNDPNSTASIVHLNNYFYFRNHLILTFELLSMNLYDFLKVNHFQGYNLNLVRRFGAQILTSLRFLSKRNIIHADLKPENILLKSPTKSGIKLIDFGSSCFENEQIFTYIQSRFYRSPEVILGTKYDKSIDIWSLGCILVEIFTGVPLFPGSDEPEQLACIMEVLGAPPKSVIDNSTRKDIFFEDDGTPKPVKNSTTGELYTIGTKSFKDSIRSGDEDFDNFILDCLKWEPSQRITAEQGLKHDWIIKVIAPTAPSTPS from the exons atgacgTCATTACATAAACAAATTATTGAATCacataataatgatataacCAAATTGAAATCATCAATGTCAACAAGAGCAGCTGCTAGAAGAAGTGTTTGTTTATCTTCAATGTCTTATACATTAGGTGCTGATGATGTTACACCAATCACCTCAAATACAACCcctagtaataataataataataataatactaccaccaccataaCTACCACAACTACCACCCCAACCATATCACCACTAAAGCAATCAACTACAGGTAGTATTATACCCAAATCAATTTTAGTTACAAAATCAGGCTCAAAGGAGGAACCTATTGTATCATCCTCAAAATcaagtagtaatagtagtagtatcaataataactttaataatttatattcagCATCAACATTTAGTAGTAGTACAAAGAAAGTACATGAAAGACCAAGTATAAATCCAGGTTTTAGAAAACCAAGAGAGGCATTATTAAGTGGTAATAGTGATAGtggtattattaaaaaaccatcttcatcatctacttcttcttcttcttcttcttcttcaactaCTAGTAATATAAAAGCACCAATTCAAATTTCACATTCTAGcaatagtggtagtagtagtagtggtggtaataataataatagtgatgatAATAGTGGCAGCTCTACAATTAAACATACTGCtgcatcattatcaaaaatgAAGTTATCACCATCGCACACAATTTCTGATTCTCCAAGATCCTCAACTATGAAATCTAGATCtgtttcaatttcaaatggtaGTTTATTCTCACCAACCAATACTTCTGtaaataatagcaataacaatacatcatcaaatataaaaaccCCAACCAAATCATCAATATCTGAGAATTTAGATCAAaatacaccaccaccaccatcatcatcatcaacaacaaaaacaccaactgcaacaacaacaacaacaacaacaacaacatcatcatcgtcatcgacatcaacaaatacaacaccTTCTAAATCATCAGTGGATGATGTTTTTGCAAGATTAGCCAATGTATCAAAACCTGCAATTAAATCAAGATCATTATCTGTTTCTGCAAGTTTGGCAAGGGTTGAACAATCCCCACCAACTAAAGATAAGGGAGATAAAGAATCTTCATCTTCGTCctcctcttcttcatcttcattttctagtaaatttacaaaaatacTTAGGAGTTCATCaaaaacaccaacaccaacttcATCCAACACTACAGTACAACCCTCAACAACCTCATTATCAGCATCAAAGATATCATCTAGAAAAGAtacaaaatcattatcatctttttcaactacaactactactactactttaaaatcctcatcatcatcatcatcatcatcatcatcatcatcaaaatcaaatatagCATCAAGCTCATCAAgttcatcaaataatttaacaaacTTACTCACACAATCACAATCAATTTcgtcaacatcaacatcaacaacaacaacaccaacttcAACTTCACCAACATTGGCATCATCAATGTCTgtattatcatcaccaactTCAACCACTACCACCTCCACCTCTACCAcctccacaacaacaacaccaaccaAATCATCATGTACTATTATAACACCATCGATTGCattgaaattatatataaacgATTTAACATCAGCAGAACAATCAGAGATTCTGGATTATCCTCAAATCTATTTCACTGgtaataccaataaaaaaacaaaattcaaTTCACAATTACCAAACAATGGttatgataatgatattggTGAATATAAAGTGGTTGAACGTGATCATATAGCATATCGTTTTGAAATCGTTTCAATACTTGGTCAAGGTTCATTCTGTCAAGTAGTAAAAGGTTATGATTATAAAACTGGTGAAATGGTtgctttaaaaattttacgTAATCAAAAAAGATTTCATAATCAAGCTTTaactgaaattaaaattttagaatatttaaaaacaaat gaTCCAAATTCAACAGCAAGCATTgtccatttaaataattatttttattttagaaatcatttaattttaacatttgaattattaagtatgaatttatatgattttttaaaagtaaatcATTTCCAAggttataatttaaatttagttaGAAGATTTGGCGCTCAAATCTTAACTTCACTTAGATTTTTATCAAAGAGAAATATAATTCATGCCGATTTAAAAcctgaaaatattttattaaaatcaccaACTAAATCTggtataaaattaattgattttggtagtagttgttttgaaaatgaacaaa tttttacaTATATTCAATCAAGATTTTATAGGTCACCAGAAGTTATATTGGGAACTAAATATGATAAATCGATTGATATTTGGAGTTTAGGTTGTATATTAGTAGAGATTTTCACAGGTGTACCATTATTTCCAGGATCTGATGAACCTGAACAATTAGCATGTATAATGGAGGTGCTTGGAGCTCCCCCAAAAAGtgtaattgataattcaacACGTAAGGATATTTTCTTTGAAGATGATGGTACTCCAAAACCTGTTAAAAACTCAACAACTGGAGAACTCTATACAATTGGTACAAAATCTTTTAAGGATTCAATTAGATCGGGTGATGaagattttgataatttcattttggaTTGCTTAAAATGGGAACCATCTCAAAGAATTACTGCTGAACAAGGTTTAAAACATGATTGGATAATTAAAGTTATTGCTCCAACTGCACCTTCAACACCTtcttaa
- the psmB5 gene encoding 20S proteasome subunit beta-5 gives MINIDFDNIEQSQPTLYDTLASDVKFLNTPHFELPPNANPGDFLRETFDHPSAPKALEFAHGTTTLAFVYGGGIIVSVDSKSTQGPYVASRSVKKVIEITPTLLGTMAGGAADCSFWERELGRRCRLYELRNKELISVAAASKILANIVYSYKGYGLSMGTMITGWDKTGPQLYYVDNDGTRLHGQRFSCGSGSTYAYGVLDTGFKWDMNDEEAYELGRRAVYHATHRDAYSGGAINVYHVQKDGWKKISSDDCFKLYQKYYNIVPINKPAN, from the exons atgattaatattgattttgacAATATTGAACAATCACAACCAACACTCTACGATACACTCGCAAGTgatgttaaatttttaaatacacCACATTTCGAATTACCACCAAATGCaaat cCAGGTGATTTTTTAAGAGAAACATTTGATCATCCATCAGCACCAAAAGCATTGGAATTTGCACATGGTACAACTACATTAGCATTTGTATATGGTGGAGGTATTATTGTATCAGTAGATTCAAAATCTACACAAGGACCATACGTTGCAAGTAGATCagttaaaaaagtaattgaaATTACACCAACCCTTTTGGGTACTATGGCTGGTGGTGCTGCTGATTGTTCATTTTGGGAACGTGAATTAGGTAGAAGATGTAGATTATATGAATTAAGAAATAAAGAACTCATCTCTGTTGCTGCTGCATCTAAAATTTTAGCAAATATTGTATATTCATATAAAGGTTACGGTTTATCAATGGGTACTATGATTACTGGTTGGGATAAAACT ggaCCACAATTATATTatgttgataatgatggtacTAGATTACATGGTCAACGTTTTTCATGTGGTTCAGGTTCAACATATGCTTATGGTGTTTTAGATACAGGTTTTAAATGGGATATGAATGATGAAGAAGCATATGAACTCGGTCGTAGAGCTGTTTATCATGCAACTCACAGAGATGCTTACTCTGGTGGTGCTATCAATGTTTATCATGTTCAAAAAGATGGTTGGAAGAAGATTTCTTCTGATGATTGTTTCAAATTATATCAAAAATATTACAATATTGTTCCAATTAATAAACCAGCTAATTAA
- the rps2 gene encoding ribosomal protein S2, giving the protein MADTTTAAQADQKPTRAFGAGRPQRGAGGAPQRGGPRPQRGGQGETKSWTPVTKLGRLVALGLVENIHEIYLFSLPIKEYQIIDKFLNLKDEVMKIVPVQKQTRAGQRTRFKAFVVVGDHNGHVGLGVKCAKEVATAISGAIVAAKLSVIPVRRGYWGNKLGAPHTVPTKVTGKCGSVAVRLVPAPRGTGIVAARVPKKLLQYAGVDDVYTSSRGKTRTMGNFVMATFFAITKTFAYLTPDLWREVKLIKTPYQEHSAKLSEKQQ; this is encoded by the coding sequence ATGGCTGATACTACAACTGCTGCTCAAGCCGATCAAAAACCAACTCGTGCTTTTGGTGCTGGTCGTCCACAAAGAGGTGCTGGTGGTGCCCCACAAAGAGGTGGTCCACGTCCACAAAGAGGTGGTCAAGGTGAAACCAAATCATGGACTCCAGTCACCAAATTAGGTCGTCTCGTTGCTCTTGGTTTAGTCGAGAATATCCACGAAATCTATCTTTTCTCTTTACCAATCAAGGAGTACCAAATCATTGATAAATTCCTTAACCTCAAGGATGAAGTTATGAAGATTGTTCCAGTTCAAAAGCAAACTCGTGCTGGTCAACGTACCCGTTTCAAGGCTTTCGTCGTTGTTGGTGATCACAACGGTCATGTAGGTCTCGGTGTTAAATGCGCTAAGGAAGTTGCCACCGCCATTTCTGGTGCTATCGTTGCTGCCAAATTATCAGTCATCCCAGTTCGTCGTGGTTATTGGGGTAACAAACTCGGTGCTCCACACACTGTCCCAACCAAAGTCACTGGTAAATGCGGTTCCGTCGCTGTACGTCTCGTTCCAGCCCCAAGAGGTACTGGTATCGTTGCTGCTCGTGTTCCAAAGAAATTACTCCAATATGctggtgttgatgatgtttaCACATCTTCACGTGGTAAGACCAGAACCATGGGTAACTTTGTCATGGCCACTTTCTTCGCCATCACCAAGACCTTTGCTTACTTAACCCCAGATCTTTGGAGAGAAGTCAAATTAATCAAGACTCCATACCAAGAACACTCTGCCAAATTATCcgaaaaacaacaataa
- the psmD2 gene encoding 26S proteasome non-ATPase regulatory subunit 2: protein MPQKEVTIPVPAKGGSNKEEDKKDNKDTEEKNTTTNTTTKDNKKDKKKDKKEETLSPEDEKLKNDLELLVERSRDEKEEIALAALEALKTEIRSSTSSMTSVPKPLKFLRNHYSTLVDIYKNSKEGKAKTSLADILSVLAMANGNDERDTLKYKLLGSGEAIASWGHEYVKHLATEIGVEYDIKKEENQSVEDLLKLVDEIVPFQMTHNAEPEACDLLLEVEQLSKIFQYIDENNYSRVCLYLFKCSYYVPGPDDINILKVCVEIYIKMKQYPDALRVAMKISDPELITEIFKLVENNKSILQQLGFLVARQKIVPDNFNYDSISDIINNSKLSEYFMNLATDLDIREPKLPEEIFQSHLDSTSAIADSARMNLASSFVNAFVNAGFGKDKLMTAEEDTKWWFKNRELGILSTVASTGMVVLWDIDGGLTKIDKFLYSQEKHCSNGALMAIGMLTSGIRSEMDPALSLLAEHINSSNTGTRISAIFGLGLAYAGTQRQDLMSLLSPCLDDDKEKMEFIGIVGLALGLIFIGSCDPELSTLFVQTLIQRGTAASESHARFLHLGLGLLYLGKQDAAELALETLKAIEGKGGEYARLTVEACAYAGTGNVLKVQNMLHFCSDGQENPHHGLAVLSIALIAMGEELGSDMCLRMFDHLLQKGNVHIKRAIPLALGLLSPSNPRIAIMDILSKLSHDNDPEVAQGAILSLGLIGAGTNNARIGGMLRALAVFYGKDVHLFFVRIAQGLLHLGKGTMTINPYHSDRTLMSPVAVGGLLALLHAGLDIKNILSTQSHYLFFSIVCSMYPRMLMTLDEDLKPLPVSVRVGQSVDIVGLAGKPKTITGFQTHTTPVLLGYNERAELATDDYIPLTNILEGIVILKPNPNASVTSPLASKKN from the exons atgccACAAAAAGAAGTAACAATTCCAGTACCAGCAAAAGGTGGTAGCAATAAAGAAGAAgacaaaaaagataataaagataCAGAAGAGAAAAATACTACCACCAACACTACCAccaaagataataaaaaagataaaaaaaaagataaaaaagaagaaactTTATCACCAgaagatgaaaaattaaaaaatgatttagaattattagTTGAAAGATCAAgagatgaaaaagaagaaattgcATTGGCTGCATTGGAAGCTTTAAAAACTGAAATTAGATCATCAACTTCTTCAATGACTTCTGTACCAAAACCATTAAAATTCTTAAGAAATCATTATTCAACTTTAGtagatatttataaaaattcaaaagaagGTAAAGCTAAA acATCATTAGCTGATATTTTATCAGTATTGGCAATGGCAAATGGTAATGATGAAAGAGATACacttaaatataaattattggGTAGTGGTGAAGCAATTGCAAGTTGGGGACATGAATATGTTAAACATTTGGCAACAGAGATTGGTGTTGAATATGATATCAAAAAGGAAGAGAATCAATCAGTAGaggatttattaaaattggttgATGAGATTGTACCATTCCAAATGACACATAATGCAGAGCCAGAGGCTTGTGATCTCCTATTGGAGGTTGAACAACTCTCAAAGATTTTCCAATACATTGACGAGAATAATTATAGTCGTGTTTGTCTTTATCTATTCAAATGTTCATATTATGTACCAGGTCCAGATGATATCAACATCTTAAAGGTTTGTGTTGAAATCTATATTAAAATGAAACAATATCCAGATGCACTCAGAGTTGCTATGAAAATTTCTGATCCTGAATTAATTactgaaatttttaaattggttgaaaa taataaatcaattttacaaCAATTAGGATTTTTAGTTGCAAGACAAAAAATTGTACcagataattttaattatgatTCAATTAgtgatattataaataattcaaaattaagtGAATACTTTATGAATTTAGCAACTGATTTAGATATTAGAGAACCAAAATTACCAGAGGAAATTTTCCAATCTCATTTAGATTCAACCAGTGCAATTGCAGATTCAGCAAGAATGAATTTAGCTTCATCATTTGTAAATGCCTTTGTTAATGCTGGTTTCGGTAAAGATAAATTGATGACCGCTGAAGAAGATACAAAATGGTGGTTCAAGAATAGAGAATTGGGTATCCTTTCAACTGTTGCTTCAACTGGTATGGTTGTACTTTGGGATATTGATGGTGGTTTAACAAagattgataaatttttatactCTCAAGAGAAACATTGTAGCAATGGTGCTTTGATGGCTATTGGTATGTTAACAAGTGGTATTAGAAGTGAAATGGATCCAGCACTCTCTCTATTGGCCGAACATATCAATAGTTCAAACACTGGTACTCGTATTTCTGCCATCTTTGGTTTGGGTTTAGCCTATGCCGGCACACAAAGACAAGATCTCATGAGCTTACTCTCACCATGTCTCGACGATGATAAGGAGAAGATGGAATTTATTGGTATCGTTGGTTTAGCTTTGGGtttaattttcattggtTCTTGTGATCCTGAATTATCAACCCTCTTTGTACAAACTCTTATTCAACGTGGTACCGCCGCAAGCGAATCTCATGCTCGTTTCCTTCATTTGGGTTTAGGTTTACTTTACCTCGGTAAACAAGATGCCGCCGAGTTGGCCTTGGAAACATTGAAAGCCATCGAAGGTAAAGGTGGTGAGTATGCCCGTCTTACAGTTGAAGCTTGCGCTTACGCAGGTACTGGTAATGTATTGAAGGTTCAAAATATGCTCCATTTCTGTAGTGATGGCCAAGAAAATCCACATCATGGTTTAGCCGTACTCTCAATCGCTTTGATTGCAATGGGTGAAGAGTTGGGTTCAGATATGTGTCTCAGAATGTTTGATCATCTCCTTCAAAAGGGTAATGTACACATTAAACGTGCTATCCCATTGGCATTGGgtttattatcaccatcaaatCCACGTATTGCCATTATGGATATTCTTAGTAAACTTTCACATGACAATGATCCAGAAGTTGCTCAAGGTGCCATCCTTTCATTGGGTTTGATTGGTGCTGGTACAAATAATGCTCGTATTGGTGGTATGTTAAGAGCTTTAGCCGTTTTCTATGGTAAAGATGTCCATTTATTCTTTGTTCGTATCGCTCAAGGTTTACTTCATTTAGGTAAGGGTACCATGACTATCAATCCATATCATAGTGATCGTACTTTAATGTCACCAGTGGCAGTGGGTGGTTTATTAGCTCTCTTACATGCTGGTCTCGACATTAAAAATATCCTCTCAACTCAATCTCActatttattcttttcaatCGTTTGTAGTATGTATCCACGTATGTTAATGACCCTCGATGAGGATCTTAAACCATTACCAGTAAGCGTTCGTGTTGGTCAATCCGTTGATATCGTTGGTTTAGCAGGAAAACCAAAAACAATCACTGGTTTCCAAACTCATACAACTCCAGTACTCTTGGGTTATAACGAACGTGCTGAACTCGCCACTGATGATTACATTCCACTCACAAACATCTTAGAAGGTATTGTAATTCTTAAACCAAATCCAAATGCATCTGTAACTTCACCATTagcttcaaaaaaaaattaa
- a CDS encoding BTB/POZ domain-containing protein (Similar to RCC1), with protein sequence MDIEQKQFFTEISDLFKSNLLIKAIRLINKKLTTITDNNEFKYKLILILGKLCLKGRNVDTIIPMIENELKTNEIKGSIKFNLMSLLYRCYYLKSSSGSKSVTNNYQYKSKTTTNHPETMQIMNQSDNISDMVLSRNRSVSVQFENETLEQRESKRIKFTTTNTDDESCDDQKGVNGDEKNSVYNFYDDLNFQYYLFSSDLFVRDRIFKFKTPIKSISCGRYFSSILDSNGMVWNWGLFFEVCSNGQASPTHPYPMKKPIKKIASGHHHCIALATDGSVYGWGANTFNSIGIVTSNNGNIKTPTPIEFINYNGEINNNNNSNNYYINDYTRNNNENDSEILKISAGGFNSAFITKNGNLFVCGRNDRFQLGIEETTASPPPLFTIEPDKKYLPSILVASSSITRDYSYLINNKQFSDLHITFGKDKNTEEIAYCHLILLTILENDELLNQLIQLKLKSINKIVKIDIIEFLNLVIKTKNYNGKGDDDDDFNKESNKKIILDQLIEENQLFSNSFIDFISFIYTNTTSKRNMKILFQYSKLFNCKQLTNYLNETSFNIIQEESDLSIPSKLLKRFNNDDDNLSDCTIISNDGKIKIKAHKSILISRLNYFKNLLLVDQIDNSNDSNDSNEIKLNDKTIPDNHLILIIAYLYCDRIKFDLLPQEIVTGDFVLSLCSTSDQLKLTRFKDGLLKLISNSITKENAISLLLWSKNNSYSLERFIKCFISLHVEFINSEHYDPTFLPFPLNQSPANQQTPTHVAKHEKFVDVAVGAKLMLALTVDNKLYQLGIGSDRSRKPIQQITLPFPDENTIIKKISCGSSHWIAVTENNKIYGMGCADLNQLVEGSRKFCYNPTLISDSNKYNNAKAGFYASMYWNDLSNFPLHPNGLNNNNNDNNNNNSLKVDKPITIEVYNSSSSSLWFFKNYDFIDSLLKNKLSGSDDEKQQEQENSNDEFTKSIISTTSACLPPYLYELISNKENGNDNTIQLFGFSKELIEKSFLKTTKDLNINSGDEILDLLFLTTSFGNYKLTNELFGILKKSIDLKQACILFTLIHKSKYSLQLAFLFNYLLGYIGKNRLKILQDTELFNSIPISLLDLISSK encoded by the exons atggatattgaacaaaaacaattttttacaGAAATTtcagatttatttaaatccaatCTTCTAATTAAAGCTATtagattaattaataaaaaattaacaacaataacagataataatgaatttaaatataaa ttaattttaattttaggtAAATTATGTTTAAAAGGTAGAAATGTTGATACAATTATACCAatgattgaaaatgaattaaaaaccAATGAAATCAAaggatcaattaaatttaatttaatgtCATTACTTTATAgatgttattatttaaaatcatcaagTGGATCAAAATCTGtaacaaataattatcaatataaGAGTAAAACTACAACTAATCATCCCGAAACAATGcaaataatgaatcaaaGTGATAATATCTCTGATATGGTATTAAGTAGAAATAGATCTGTTTCAgttcaatttgaaaatgaaacttTAGAACAAAGAGAATcgaaaagaattaaatttacaaccACCAATACTGATGATGAAAGTTGTGATGACCAGAAAGGAGTTAATGGTGACGAAAAAAATTCagtatataatttttatgacgatttaaattttcaatattatttattctcAAGTGATTTATTTGTTAGAgatagaatttttaaatttaaaacaccaattaaatcaatttcatgTGGTCGTTATTTTAGTTCGATTTTAGATAGTAATGGTATGGTTTGGAATTGgggtttattttttgaagttTGTTCAAATGGTCAAGCATCGCCAACTCATCCATACCCAATgaaaaaaccaattaaaaaaattgcaTCTGGTCATCACCATTGTATCGCTTTGGCAACCGATGGCTCTGTTTATGGTTGGGGTGCCAATACATTTAACTCAATCGGTATAGTTACTTCAAATAAtggaaatattaaaacaccaacaccaattgaatttataaattataatggtgaaattaataataataataatagtaataattattatattaatgattatactagaaataataatgaaaatgattctgaaattttaaaaatttcagcAGGTGGTTTTAATAGTGCATTCATTACAAAGAATGGTAACCTATTTGTTTGTGGTAGAAATGATCGTTTTCAACTTGGTATTGAAGAAACTACAGcctcaccaccaccactattcACAATTGAACCGGATAAAAAGTATTTGCCATCAATATTGGTTGCATCCTCATCAATAACTAGAGATTAttcatatttaattaataataaacaattttcaGATTTACATATTACATTTggtaaagataaaaatactGAAGAAATAGCTTATTGTCATTTAATACTTTTAAcaattttagaaaatgatgaattattaaatcaattaattcaattaaaattaaaatcaattaataaaatcgttaaaattgatattattgaatttttaaatttagtaaTTAAAACAAAGAATTATAATGGTaaaggtgatgatgatgatgattttaataaagaatcaaataaaaaaataatacttgatcaattaattgaagagaatcaattattttcaaattcattcattgatttcatttcattcatttatacaaatacaacttcaaaaagaaatatgaaaatactttttcaatattctaaacttttcaattgtaaacaattaacaaattatttaaatgaaacttCATTCAATATAATTCAAGAGGAATCAGATTTATCAATACcaagtaaattattaaaaagatttaataatgatgatgataatttatcCGATTGTACAATCATTTCAAATgatggtaaaattaaaattaaagctcataaatcaattttaatttcacgtttaaattattttaaaaatttattattagttgatcAAATagataattcaaatgattcaaatgattcaaatgaaattaaattaaatgataaaacaaTACCAgataatcatttaatattaattattgcatatttatattgtgatcgtattaaatttgatttattaccaCAAGAAATTGTAACTggtgattttgttttatcattatGTTCAACTAGTGATCAATTAAAGTTGACAAGATTTAAAGATggtttattgaaattaatttcaaattctatTACTAAAGAGAATGCAATCTCTTTACTTTTATggtcaaaaaataattcttaCTCATTAGAAAGATTCATTAAATGTTTCATTAGTTTACatgttgaatttattaattctgaACATTATGATCCAACTTTTTTACCATTCCCTTTAAATCAATCCCCTGCTAATCAACAAACTCCAACACATGTTGCAAAACATGAAAAATTCGTTGACGTTGCTGTTGGTGCAAAATTAATGTTGGCTTTAACTGTTGATAATAAACTTTATCAATTGGGCATTGGTAGTGACAGATCTAGAAaaccaattcaacaaatCACTTTACCATTCCCTGATGaaaatacaattattaaGAAAATATCTTGTGGTAGTAGTCATTGGATAGCTGTtactgaaaataataaaatctatGGTATGGGTTGTGCTGATCTAAATCAATTAGTTGAAGGTTCTAGAAAATTTTGTTATAACCCAACTTTAATCTCTGAttctaataaatataataatgcAAAAGCTGGTTTCTATGCTTCAATGTATTGGAacgatttatcaaatttccCTTTACATCCAaatggtttaaataataataataacgataataataataataattcattaaaagttgataaaccaattacaattgaagtttataattcatcatcatcatccttatggtttttcaaaaattatgattttattgattcattattaaaaaataaactttcaGGTAGTGATGATGagaaacaacaagaacaagaaaattcaaatgatgaatttacaaaatcaattatttctaCAACTAGTGCATGTTTACCACCATATTTAtatgaattaatttcaaataaagaaaatggaaatgataatacaattcaattatttggTTTCTCAAAAGagttaattgaaaaatcttTCTTAAAAACTactaaagatttaaatattaattctggtgatgaaattttagatttattattcttaACAACTAGTTTTGGTAATTATAAACTtacaaatgaattatttggaattctaaagaaatcaattgatttgaaaCAAGCTTGTATACTATTTACTCTTATTcacaaatcaaaatattctTTACAATTAGcatttttattcaattatttattaggttatattggtaaaaatagattaaaaattttacaagatactgaattatttaattcaattccaatttctttattagatttaatttcttcaaaataa